One stretch of Bufo gargarizans isolate SCDJY-AF-19 unplaced genomic scaffold, ASM1485885v1 fragScaff_scaffold_762_pilon, whole genome shotgun sequence DNA includes these proteins:
- the IFT43 gene encoding intraflagellar transport protein 43 homolog — MGRRARASQDIQQDMGDGPRGASSREGPPKPLRQGGWADESSGLAKSGKRSTEDVEDSRLRQRSLDDSDEGGDIPVIPDLEDVQEEDLALQVASPPSVQVNRVMTYRDLDNDLMRHAAFQTLDGEIDLKLLTKVLSPEADVREEDVRWDWDLLYTEVSSELLTEWDLGKAEKEDGPLP; from the exons ATGGGGCGTCGTGCTCGGGCATCTCAGGACATCCAGCAGGATATGGGGGACGGTCCTCGCGGCGCATCTTCAAGAGAG GGTCCTCCAAAGCCTCTGCGGCAGGGTGGATGGGCCGACGAATCGTCTGGGCTGGCAAA ATCAGGGAAGCGCAGCACTGAAGACGTGGAGGA CAGTCGCCTAAGGCAGCGGAGCCTGGACGACTCTGACGAGGGTGGAG ATATACCTGTGATCCCGGATCTGGAGGATGTGCAGGAGGAGGATTTGGCGCTTCAGGTGGCGTCGCCCCCCAG tgtcCAGGTGAACCGCGTGATGACGTACAGAGACCTGGATAATGACCTGATGAGACACGCAGCCTTCCAGACCCTG GATGGAGAGATCGACCTGAAGCTTCTGACCAAAGTCTTGTCTCCAGAGGCAGACGTGCGAGAG GAGGACGTGCggtgggactgggaccttctCTACACCGAGGTCTCTTCAGAACTGCTGACGGAATGGGACCTGGGGAAGGCGGAGAAGGAGGACGGGCCGCTGCCCTGA